The sequence below is a genomic window from Luteimonas sp. MC1825.
GCGCCACGAAGTCGGCCAGGTTGAGGTCGAGGTCGTCGACGCCGCCGGACGACTTGGCCGCGTAGTAGTAGCGCAGGGCTTCCGGCGCCAGGCCGGCGTCCAGCCAGGTGCGCGCCATCACGAAGGTGCCGCGCGATTTCGACATCTTGGCGCCGTCGACGGTCAGGTAGCCGTTGACATGCAGGCGCGTCGGCGCGCGCAGGCCGGCGCCGTGCAGCACCGCCGGCCAGAACAGGCCGTGGAAATTGACGATGTCCTTGCCGATGAAGTGGTGCATCTCGGTATCGCTGCCGGGCGTCACGAAGCGCTCGAAGTCGAGGCCATCGCGCGCGCACAGCGCCTTGAAGCTCGACAGGTAGCCGATCGGCGCATCGATCCAGACGTAGAGGTACTTGCCCGGGTGGCCGGGAATCTCGAAGCCGAAGTAGGGCGCGTCGCGCGAGATGTCCCAGGCGCGCAGGCCACCCTCGCCATCCAGCCATTCCATGAGCTTGGCCTTGACCCCGGGCACGGCCACGTCCCCGGCCAGCCAGTCGCGCAGGAAGGCCTCGAAATGGCCGAGCTCGAAGAAGAAATGCTCGGAGTCGCGCAGCTCCGGCGTGGCGCCGCTCACCACCGAGCGCGGCGCGATCAGCTCGGTCGGCGAGTAGGTGGCGCCGCACTGCTCGCAGTTGTCGCCGTACTGGTCCGGCGTACCGCAGTTCGGGCAGGTGCCCTTGACGTAGCGGTCGGGCAGGAACATGCCGCGTTCGGGATCGTAGAGCTGCGCCACGGAACGGCGCGCGATGTGCCCGCTCGTGTCCAGGCGCGCGTAGATCTCCTCGGTCAGCGCGCGGTTGCCGGCGGAATTGGTGGAGTCGTAGTGGTCGAATGCCACGCCGAAGTCGGCGAAATCGCGCTCATGCCCGACCTGGATGCCCGCCACGAAGAGCTCGGGCGTGGTGCCCGCCTTCTCCGCGGCCAGCATGATCGGCGTGCCGTGCGTGTCATCGGCGCACACGAAGTGCACCGTGTCGCCGGCCATGCGCCGCGCGCGCACCCAGATGTCGGCCTGCACGTAGCCGACCAGGTGGCCGATATGCAGCGGGCCGTTGGCGTAGGGCAGGGCGCAAGTGGTGAGGATGGCGCGGGGCATGGGCATCGGGCGCGGGTAAAGGCCGCGCATTATCGCATGCGTGCGTGCGAGGCCCGGCTGCCGCATCGAGCCGGCCTTGCCGGCGCCGCCCCGGAAAGCAAAAGGGCCCGGCTTGCGCCGGGCCCCCGCGGAACAGTGAAGCGAAACGCTTAGAACTTGTAGGTCGCGCCCACGTAGATGAAGCGACCGATGTTGTCGTAGAGCGCGGTGCCGAGGTCTGCACCGAAATAGTTCAGCGGCGGATCCTTGTCGAACACGTTGTCCACGCCAACGTACAGGTCCAGTCCGCTGTCACCGAACTTATAGCCGGCCTGCATGTTGTGGTAGACCCAGGAGCCGTTGCGGATCGGGCTCTGCGAGCCCGGGTTGGATCGGTAGCTCGCCGGCGTCACGCGGAGGTTGCCGTCCACGTAGTTCAGGTCCCACGAACCTCGCCAGTTGCCCCTGCGGTACGTGCCGTTGAGCTGCGCGCGCCAGCGAGGATCGGTGAAGTAGGTGACGTACTCGAGGAACTCGTCCGGGAAGTCCTGGAACGCCCACTCGCGCGACTGGATCATGCGCGTGCCGACGAAGCGCAGGGTGCTGTTGCCGCCCAGCATCTCGAAGCGGTAGTCCACCTCGAGGTCGACGCCCACGCGGCGCGACTTGGCGAGGTTTTCGTTCAGGGCCAGCCAGTTCGTGATGCTGTAGGCGGGGAAGTCGCGACCCTGCGGATCGGTGTAGCCGCCGGTCGGTGCGCGGCTGATGAAGCTGCAGAACTTGTTGTTGATGCCGCCGGGCGAGTCCACGCAGCGCGTTGCATTGGTCTGCGCCGTGACAGCGCCGATCGCGTCGTGCAGGGTGACGCGCCAGTAGTCGACGGACACGCCGAGGCCCTCGACGAACCCGGGCTGCCAGACAAAGCCGAACGACACCGACTCCGCCTCTTCCTGGGCCAGGTTCGGGTTGCCACCGCTCACGCCGGGGCGGTTCGCCGAGTAGGTGTCGACCCAGCCCACCGGGACGCCCAGCGCCGTGCAGTTCGCCTGGCGGAGAGCGACGTCAGGGGCGGTGGACGGGCGGTTGGGGTTGGTCACCTGGTAGTTGCAGGGATCGTTGATGGTGGCGAAGTTCTGCGACTGCGGATTGAACAGCTCGCCGATGCTCGGCGCGCGGACCGCCTGGGCGTGCGTGCCGCGGAAGCGCAGCGACGGGATGATGGTCCAGTC
It includes:
- the metG gene encoding methionine--tRNA ligase, producing the protein MPRAILTTCALPYANGPLHIGHLVGYVQADIWVRARRMAGDTVHFVCADDTHGTPIMLAAEKAGTTPELFVAGIQVGHERDFADFGVAFDHYDSTNSAGNRALTEEIYARLDTSGHIARRSVAQLYDPERGMFLPDRYVKGTCPNCGTPDQYGDNCEQCGATYSPTELIAPRSVVSGATPELRDSEHFFFELGHFEAFLRDWLAGDVAVPGVKAKLMEWLDGEGGLRAWDISRDAPYFGFEIPGHPGKYLYVWIDAPIGYLSSFKALCARDGLDFERFVTPGSDTEMHHFIGKDIVNFHGLFWPAVLHGAGLRAPTRLHVNGYLTVDGAKMSKSRGTFVMARTWLDAGLAPEALRYYYAAKSSGGVDDLDLNLADFVARVNSDIVGKFVNLASRCAGFIDKRFGGMLAAALPEPDMHARFVAALDGVRTAYDNNEPASVLRQVMALADEANRYIDEKKPWVLAKQDGADAELHAVCTQGLNLFRVLAGALRPVLPAMAAQVEAFLAAPLGSWADVAQPLLGHRIQAYQPLFTRIDPKHIAAMTDASKEDLKPTQAVPQAASLKLAGDPLDKAPPATRASAPATSADAPATIAIDDFARLDLRIGRVLACDFVEGSDKLLRFELDAGTLGRRQIFSGIRASYGEPQALVGRNVVFIANLAPRKMRFGLSEGMILSAGFDGGALALLCADAGAEPGMPVR